In the genome of Metabacillus litoralis, the window ATTCCATTTTTGTATGTGTAATAACTGACTGCATGTTTACTCCTCCTTTAATGACCTACCGCGTATTCTAAGTAAACATCTTCCATTGAACCTTTATCATTCAATGATTGAATTAACTTAATAGGCTCATCACATGCAACCAGTTTGCCTTTTTTTATGATTGCGATTCGATCACAATGCCTTTGTGCTTCATCCATATAATGAGTCGAAAGAATAATTGTTTTACCTTCCGCTCTAAACTTGTTTATAGCCTTCCATAGTTCAAATCGTGCCTGTGGATCTAATCCAGTAGTTGGTTCATCTAAGAAAATAATCTCTGGATCGTTCACCAGCGCTAGTGCAAGAGACGTTCGCTGCTGCCAACCACCTGATAAATTTTTAACATATTTATTGAGATAAGGCTCAAGTTCAAGTGTTGAAATGATTTCTTTTAAGTCTCGTCTTTTTTCATAATAAGAACTAAATAGATTAAGTGCCTCTTTTACTTTAATCCGATCATAAAGAGCTGTTTGCTGAAGCTGAATCCCAATTTTTTGTTTCATTTCATTTGAAGCTAATATCATATCCATCCCTAAAACCCTCACTGATCCAGAATCGGGCTTTCTAAGTCCCATCATCATCTCTAATGTTGTTGATTTTCCAGCTCCATTTGCCCCGATAATACCAAGTACCTCTCCTTTTCTAACCTGTAGGGTAATTCCATCAACTGCTATAACATCTCCGTAACTTTTCACAATATGTTCAAGTTCAATTACATTTACCATCTTCCCAACTCCTTTTGTCTTGGCTCTATTTATAACCTTATCTTACAAACTGAGTCTTAATTTAATCTTAACTGAACCATATTTTACTATTAAACTTACATGTAATTGATCAAAGGGTAATGCAAAATAAAGAGGTATAACACTAATGTGCTATACCTCTTTAACAGGAAGTTCTATGATAAAATTCGTTTTCCCACGCACGGGCTTTGTATCGAGTATGATCTTCCCTTCATGCTTTTCGATAATTTTCTTTGTAATAGCTAATCCTAAACCAGAGCCACCGTCTTTCTTTCTACTTTTATCTCCTCTCACAAAGGGATCAAATAATGTATTGGTCAGGTCGTCTTTAATACCAATACCATCATCTCCAATTTCTAGACTGATACAATTCGCCTTTTTTGTTAACGTGATAAACACTGCTGTTTGTTCGGGATTGTACTTAGCAGCGTTTTCTAATAAGTTTGAAATAGCACGGTATAAAAGCTTCGAGTCAAATTCATATATCAATTTAGTAGTTGGAATATCAATGATTAGCTCCATTTTCTTCTCTGAGAATAACTGATAATATTCTACAATAACTTCTCTATAAAACTCACAAAGATCTTTTTTCTCTATATTCATTCGGGAGTCCGGAGTTTCCAGTTTTGTAAACATAAAAAGCTCATCAATTAAAATTGTTACTCTCACAGACTTATCATGGATATACTTTACATAACGTTTTACTTGTTCTTCGTCTTCCACAAAACCTTCATATAATGCTTTTGAATATCCTTGTATAGTTGTCATGGGTGTTTTTAAATCATGAGAAAGATCTGCCAACATTCTTTTCTTACTTTCTTCAAGTTGTTCTTTTTCTTCCATTAGTCGCTGCAAATTTTCATTTAATTCTTTGTATCTAAGTGATGCTCTCATAATAAACGGTAATATTCCCCCACCAAATAATGGGGGCAGAAAGCTAATCAGTAAATGCAGTTGATCAGGAAAGATGGTCTGATAAATAAGGTAAACACTAGAAACTGTATAAAGCATACTTAAACCGTACATCCATTTTAACGGCACCTGAACAACAAGGTACACATAAACAAAAACGATATATAAATACATCGGATTGTAAAAATACGCAAAAATAAGGGTAATTATAATCTCACTTGTTAATAAAAGTTTCATTAATCCCTTATTCCAGAACATCTGTCGGTAGATAATGACAAATGCAAGCATTAATAATAAACCAGGGTACATTTTATTTGGAGGTTCTTGTAATAAAAAGTAAAATGGAATACACATGTTGGCTATATACAAATATGGAAGAAGTCCTTCTTCCTTTGGAAACAGCGTGAAAGTCAAATTCATCCCTTCCCCAATATTAATAAATTTCTGAAATAAACTAGCATTATTTATTTTGATAAGGCTATTAAAATGGGGCATTCACTTTTTCTCGAAAAAAATAGACCTACTAAAAGGCCTATATATTCTTTTTTTCAAATTTGTACCCCAATCCTCTAACCGTTTTTATGTAGATTGGTTTTTTCGGATTTTCCTCAATCTTATCTCTGAGCTTTGAAATATGGACATTAATCGTGTTGTCTTCTTCACCACCAATATAATAATCATTCCATGCTCTTTCGAAAATTTGCTGCTTTGTAAACACCCTTCCAGGAGTTTCCATCAACATCTCAATAATCTTATACTCTATTTTAGTTAACTGAATGATCTTTTCCTGTTTTATAATTGCAAACGAATCCTCGTCTAAAGTAAGATCACCGACAATTTTTTTTCTGTATTTATAATCTTCTGGTTGCGTTGTTGTTTCTATGGAATAGTTATAACTCCTTCTTAAAAGTGCTTGAACTCGCGCAACAACTTCCAAAGGATTAAATGGCTTTTGAATAAAATCATCCGCTCCTAAACTCAGCCCTTCTATCTTGTCTTGATCTTCCTGCTTTGCCGAGATAATAATAATTGGGACTCTCAACGTTTCTCTTACTTTTTTAATAAGCTGATATCCATCAATAATCGGCATCATTATATCCACAAGCATTAAATCTATTTTTTCTTTCGCAATTAGTTGAAAGGCATCCATTCCATCATGGGCTTCGATAATTTGAAAGCCTTCTTTTTTCAAGTATAGGCTGAGCAATTCTGTAATCTCTGGTTGATCATCAACAATTAAAATAGTTCTACTCACCACTGGTCCTTCTCTCTATGTATAATAGATCCTTTGTCATCTATCTTTAGTATAGCAAGCTATGAATAAAGTGAATAGAAAAATTTGTCATTTTCAAACAGAGAAAAAGCTTACCTCTCTTCTTTTATAAGGTAAGCTTCTTATAAGTAGTCTATAAACAATGTAGTATTTTTAGGATTAAAGCATTTTCTTAAATGTTCTAGCTTGCTCATCTAGTTGTTGTGCGGATATGCCAATACTTTTAAACTCCTGCATCGCTTGATTAATCAATTCTTGACTGCTTGTTATTCCAGTTTGTGAACGCTGAGTTACATCACTGATTTTAACAATTTCTCCTGTAATTCCTTCGATATGTGCATTAACTTCTTGAACAGAATCTTGTACACGATTTGCTAGTTTTCTAACTTCATCTGCTACAACGTTAAAACCTCTTCCATGTTCACCAGCACGTGCCGCTTCTATCGCTGCATTTAAAGCTAAAAGATTGGTTTGCGATGCAATTTCTCTTATTGTTTTTGTAATGTTTTCAATAGAAGATGCTTTTTGTTTTAACATCTTTAATATTTCTAAGTTTTCTCCAGAATGTGAGACAAGCTCCGCATTTGCCTCTGCGACATCTTCACTTTTTGAAATTCCTTGCTCAGCCCGATCTAAAAGATCAGCCGACATTTGCTGTAAACGCGATGCAACGTCTACTGTATGATTTTCTCGTGCAGTAATATCTGTAGCAATTTTGACAACACCTTGCACGATCCCATTTTCATCTAAAACTGGTGTATAAGTAGCTTCAAGCCAAATATGTCGACCTGTTTTGGTGACACGCTGTATTTTTTCTTGAAAACTTTTTCCATTCCGTAAATTTCTCCAAAACACTAGGTATTCTCTTCCCTTAGAAAATTCTTCTGTACAAAATTTACTATGTAGAAGGTTAGGCATTTCATCCATGTGATATTCCATTGTTTTGGCAAAATTTTCATTTGCCCATAACACTTTTCCATTTGGATCAAACTCAATCATTGCAACTGATCGTTCTATTGCAGCTAGAACGGCTCCTTCCTCTAAAACTTGGGAGGATTTGGAAACGTTTGCTAATTTAGATACTAACATAATAAATGTCCTCAATTCTGCCCTAATATTTTTATGAAAAATTATTGTTCACTCATTTATCATAGTTCAAAAATACTATAGATGTAAAACTTAAACCCTCTAGATCTAGTAATATTTACACATTCTTAACATTTAATCGTTTTTCCTATTAACCTAGTAATGTCGAAAAATACGATTGATGATTTCTACAATATTCAACAAAATCAATCATAATCCCGAAATATGTATTTAACCTAAAAAATAAACACTATATCTCTATACTAAAAATGTTTTAGAGTACCTGCTTAGTACTCATTTGGACAGTAAAGGTACACACATTGTCACTTTTATTTGTGAAGACAGGTACTTCTTTTCAATATCACGTTTCTGTTTTATAATTTTTATAAATCAAAAAAGGAGGTTAAAAGATGTAGGTTGTTTTTTCTACCCAAAACTAAAATTGAATATAAGTGAGGGAGAAAAAATGAAAACACCATCTTTTAAACACCTTTGGCTCGGACAGTTACTAGCAAACAGTGGTGATGTTTTTTACATTGTTGGGCTTATGGCCATTATCCATGAGCAAACAGGATCAGCTGTTTATTTAGCAGTTGTTCCGTTTATCATCACTGTTGCGAAATTCAGTAGCGGTTTTATAGCACCACTGCTTTTGGACCAATATCGATTAAAATCGCTGTTGGTTTTTTCACAACTAGGTAAGACATTGTTCCTTTTCACTATGCAAATGGCAACGATCTTCTTCTCATGGAATCTCGTCATCACCTTTGTTTTTGTGTTTTTCATTTCTTTTTTTGATGGATGGGCAACACCAGCCAGAAATGCAATGCTGCCTCGTCTTGTCCACAGAGATGAATTAGTAAAAGCAAACAGTTTTGTTTCTACCTTAGATCAAACGGTTCAACTCGGAGGTTGGGCATCAGGAGGAATAATCGTTGCCCTAATTGGTGGGAATAAAGTGATTTGGCTCACTCTAAGCTTATTTATTCTGTCAACGTTTTTTATGCAATTGCTTAGAGATGAGACTAAACAAATTGTTAATGAAAACACAGTTTTTTCTAGATGGGAATCACTGAAGGAAGGTTGGCTTTATATTTGGGAAGTTCCGTCGCTCAGATCGATTTCTTTCATTTATGTTTTAGAATATTTTGCGAGTGCAGTGTGGATTGCAGCAATTCTCTATGTTTATGTTGATGAAATATTAGGGAAAGATCAGGCATGGTGGGGTTATATTAATGCAACCTTTTTTCTTGGTCTTGTCATTGGAGGGCTTTTTGCCGTGAAGTTTGCAAAGGGGGTTGATACACATCTTCCTAATGTTATCATCATTTCTTCATTTGGAATTTGTATTGGCACCTTTACCTTCGGGTTTACTTCATCACCGCTAGCTGCCCTCTTTCTTTCAGCATTATGTGGATTTTTAGAGCAAGTGAAAAGCATATCGTTACAAACGTCCCTACAAAGAGCTGCTTCAATTGATCAATTACCTAAAATTTATGCTGCACAAGGTACGCTGCTTTCTCTTGTTTTTGCTGTTTCCTCAGTTACATTTGGATTTTTAACAGAGTTGTACTCTGTTAGTATTTCTTTTATCATAGCAGCATTATTATTATTGAGTTCAGCAATATATTTAACTATTAAAAAGAAAATATTGTCATAGTAGATACAAATGACTAAAAAAGACACGTTAGTATGACGTGTCTTTTTTGTTTCAAAGTAATGCAGATTAAGACCTCGTTATTAAACCAGAGGTTTGCTTTTATTTTGAGTAACGATTTGAATGTATTTCTCAGACAATAGGGAGTAGTCCAACCTATTCCCCGCTCTCTTGTTTTTCCCATTTTGCAACTTCCGAACGTACCAAAGGAGCTACTTCTTTTCCTAAAAGTTCAATCGCTCTCATTACATCATCATGAGGCATGCTTCCAACTGGCACATGCAGCATAAAACGTGTGATTCCTACATTTTTTCTGAGATAAATGATTTTCTCAGCAACTGTTTTGGGATCTCCTACATACAATGCCCCCTCAAGAGTGCGAGCTGTATCAAAGCTTCCTCTTGTATATGGACTCCAGCCGCGTTCTTTACCTAATTTGTTCATCACATATTGAGTTGATGGGAAAAATTTATCGGCTGCTTCTTCTGTTGTATCTGCAATAAACCCGTGAGAATGTGAGGCTACGGTTAGCTTGGACATGTCGTGGCCAGCATGAGCTACAGCTTTTTTATATAATTGTACAAGCGGCTCAAATTGTACAGGCATTCCTCCTATAATAGCCAATACGAGCGGTAACCCAAGAATACCTGCACGAATAACAGATTCAGAATTCCCTCCACTTCCAATCCAAACTGGTAGAGGATCTTGAACTGGTCGTGGATAAACACCTCGGTTATGTATAGCTGGTCGATGTCCGCCTTTCCATGATACTGTTTCAGATTCTCGGATTTTTAATAACAATGCAAGATTTTCTTCAAACAATTCATCATAATCTTTTAAATCAAAACCAAATAAAGGGAACGATTCAATAAATGAACCTCGTCCTGCCATAATTTCTGCTCGTCCATTTGAAATGGCATCAAGTGTTGCAAAATCTTGAAAAACTCGAACTGGATCAGCTGATGATAACACCGTAACCGCACTTGTTAACCGAATATTCTTTGTTTGTGAGGCAGCAGCAGATAAAATAACTGCTGGACTAGAAGATGCGAAATCTTCACGATGGTGCTCACCAACGCCAAATACATCTAGACCAACTTGGTCTGCAAGGACAATTTCCTCTACGACTTCTCGTATTCTCTCGGCATGACTTATTACCTTGCCTGTTTTCACATCTGGTGTTGTTTCAACAAAGGTACTTACTCCTATTTCCATTGTTGTTCCTCCTATTTTTATGGATAGTTAGAATTATAACAAAAAGTTTTAAATTTCTCTTTATAAGTACTTTTACTTATTAGCAAATTAACTCTACTTCAAAGTTAATAAGCACACCTGATAATGAAATGCTTAAATGTAATGACGGATTAGAATGAATAGAACGATCTTTTTCAATACATACTCCATTCATCCTCTAACAAACCAATTCAATTGCCAGGCAAAATAAATGTAAGCCCCTCATATAAAAGTTTAAATATAAATCCACGTCAGGAAACCTCACATGTTCAAAGACAATCTCAACATGTCCGTGTCATAATCGATAACAGGAATTATTTAAACGTTAAGGGGGCATATAACAATGAGTCACGAACAGTTAAACAAAAGACTCTTGATTATTGCGACCTTCGGTATGGTTATTGCTTTTACTGTTTGGAATGCGTTTTCTCCAATCATTAATGAAATTGGAAAAATGTATGATCTTAACACAACTGAAAAGAGTATTCTTATTGCTATACCGGTTTTATTAGGGTCGGTTATGAGGGTTCCATTAGGGATCTTTACGGAGCGTTTTGGTGGTCGAAAAGTTTATACACTTTTACTCTTGTTTTTAGTCATACCACTAATGATCACAGGGTTTTCCAGTTCCTATATCATGCTTTTAATTAGTGCTTTTTTTATTGGATTAGCTGGTGCTTCATTCGCCGTTTCGATGACATTTGTATCGAAATGGACACCAAAAGAGAAACAAGGAACGGCTCTAGGAATCAATGCTTTAGGAAACATCGGTACTGCAGTGGCTTCTTTTTCTCTGCCATCACTAGTTTTAATTGTAGGAATTCAATGGATTTTCTGGGGATTAATTATTCCAGTACTTATGATGGCCGCGATTATCTGGTTTTTCACACCTGAAACAACCAACACAAATTCAACAAAAACTATAAAAAATGAGTTATCAGTACTAAAATATAAGCAAACATGGATTCTTTCGTTATTTTATTTTGTAACGTTTGGGATATTTGTTGCTTTTGGCATCTACTTACCTACTCTTCTAATGGATTTATTCCAGCTCTCAGCAATTGATGCAGGAATGAAGGCTGCAGGATTTATTGTGATTGCAACATTTATACGACCTTTCGGAGGTTATTTTTCAGATAAGTTAAACCCTGGGAAAATTTTAACTGGTGTTTTCCTCGTGATTATTTTCTGTGGCCTCCTCCTTACATTGGCAGTCGAAAACTTCTATATCATGACGTTTGCTAGCTTACTTTTAGCTTTTGCGGTAGGCATTGGAAATGGTGCTGTTTTTAAACTTGTTCCTAATCTATTCCCAACTTCTACTGGTACTGTAACAGGTATTGTTGGAGCAGCTGGTGGTATTGGTGGATTTTTCCCACCAATTTTATTAGGGGTTATTAAAGACCAAACAGGGACTTACTCGTTAGGTTTTGTTTTTCTCATTATATTAACAATCATTTGCCTTTGGTTTAATAAGAGTGAGTATGATAAAAGAATAAATACAAAACAGGTAAGAAGGATTCATATAGCAAAATAGGAATGTGAATGAACACTCCTATTTCGCTTCAACCTTTAGTATTTACTTGCACACTTCCTACTTACCATCTACCACTTCTTTAAAAATCTCATACGAACGCTTTTGTTTTTCAGTATCATAAATGTAGGAAACAGCCATGATTTCATCAACATTATATTTTTCTTGGAAGTTTGTTAATTGTTGATGAATTGAATTTTTACTTCCCAGCAATGTCACACTGGACATCGACGTTGCCATTTCTCTTTCGTGTGGCTGCCAAATGTCATCCATACTTTCTACTGGTGGTTGCAATGGATTTTGTGTACCACGCACAACATTTAAGAAAAATTGTTGCATTGAGGTTTGTTCCCATCTCGCCTCTTCGTCACTCTCAGCTGCAATCACGTTTAGACATACCGTCATATATGGTTTATCTAAATATTCAGATGGTTGGAATCTTGCTCGATAAATTGAAATGGCTTCCTCCATATATCGCGGAGCAAAATGAGAAGCAAATACATATGGTAAGCCTAGTTTAGCTGCTAAGTATGCAGAATCTGTTGAAGAACCAAGAATATATATAGGAATATTTGTACCAACTCCTGGATGTGCTTTCACATAATCTTGACGCTCCATCGGACCAAAATAAGTAAGTAATGAATTAACATCTTCCGGAAATGTATAAACAGAATCGTTTTGTGATCGTCTTAACGCACTTGCTGTCATCATATCTGTCCCTGGTGCACGACCTAAACCTAAATCGAGACGATTTGGATAAATAGTAGCCATTGTTCCAAATTGTTCAGCAACAACCAGTGGAGAATGGTTTGGCAGCATAATCCCTCCAGAACCTACACGAATTCTTTCTGTGTTTTCCAGAGTATGTTTAATTAAAATGGCTGTAGCAGAGCTTACAAGTGTTGATGTGTTATGATGCTCTGCAATCCAGTATCGTGAGTATCCCATTTTTTCTGTTGCCTGCGCTAAATCAACCATAGAATCGATTGCATCTTTAGCTTCCTGCCCTTTACGAATAGGAACCAAATTCAAAACAGAAACAGGTATTTGTATATTTGACATAGTAATTGTCCTTTCTTTCATCAAATTCTTTACTATCGTACCAATTTAAATCGAAGAAAAAAAATTTTATGCTTACTTCATTTCAATTCGAAATTCGAAATTCTTTTCCTTGACCTCGTCTCCAATATATGTCCTTTCAACAAACTTAACTTCCTCACTCTTCATGAAAAGTACTGTCGAAGATCTTGTACCATATTCCGGTGTTTTTATAAATAATGGAGAAAGCTTTCGTTCCCATTCAATAGACACTCCAGTGCTTGGTAATTCTGAATCAGCAGCTGGCTCCTCATATTGTAGGCTTGAAAATAAACACTCTGTCAAATTTTCACGTGCATTATTCAAACAGGTTTGTAATCCTTTCTTCCCTTTACGGACTTTAGGCCATGGTGTGTCAAGTAAGGAATTACTTAAGCCATACAAACCTGGTTCAAGTAATTTTATTTGATTTTCTACGTTTGAATAATAGTAAAGTGCAGCTTGATCTCCAACAAGTAAATTAAATCCTGGGTAATATTCACGATTTTTTTGTATCTTATCCAAGTAGTCCTTGGGATTTTCATTGAATTGCAGGAATCGACTCACTAATTCACCACGTGAACGTAGTTGTTTCTTATCAATGGCTGAGCTTCGGTAATTCGTAAGTGCTGCAAATCGGCCGTTTTTTGTAACTCCCATCCATGTTCCCATTTTCTCTAAGTCTCTTCCTGCTAATATAGATGGGACATCTTCCCAAAACGCAGCTTGAGCTGTAGATCGTTTATAAAATTCATCACGATTTGCAGAAAGTATTAGACGATATACTGGATCTATTTTGTACGCAAAATTAATTAAACACATTCAGGTCACTTCCTAACAATCAATTGTGGTCTTATTGTTTATATTTTACAAAAAATCAATCATTACTTCTTCTATAGTGACTTTTTGAAACACAAAAAAGGCTGCTGTTTTACAGCAACCTGAATAAAAATATAGACTATATTAGATTAAACGAGTTGTCACAATACCTTCAATTTGAGTAATTTTCTCTTCTAATTGAGGAATGATGTCCCCATTTACTTCGTTGTCAATATCAATCATTGTGTATGCATACTCACCGCGGCTTCTGTTTACCATGTCTGCAATATTCAAGTTATAGCTTGAAATGGCTTGAGTAATTTGACCAACCATATTTGGCACGTTTTTATGGAAAGTTGCTACACGACGTTTTCCTGTGTATGGAAGAGACGCATTCGGGAAGTTTACTGAATTACGAATGTTTCCTGTTTCTAAGAATTCCTTCACTTGACGTGCTGCCATAATTGCACAATTTTCCTCAGATTCTTGTGTAGATGCCCCAAGATGTGGAATCGGTACAACGTTTGTCATTTTTAAAACGTTTTGATTAGGGAAATCTGTTACATATTTCCCTACTTTTCCACTTTCTAATGCTACCTTCATATCATCCTCATTTACAAGCTCACCGCGTGAGAAGTTCATAATATGAACACCTTGCTTCATGATGCTGAATGTTTCTTGGTTAAACATACCTCTTGTATCGTTAGTTAATGGAACGTGTACTGTAATATAGTCAGAGTTAGCATAAAGCTGCTCAAGGCTCATTGCACGTTGAACTTTACGAGATAAATTCCAAGCAGTATCTACAGAAATAAATGGGTCGAATCCGATCACATCCATATCTAGCCCAAGAGCGTCGTTCGCTACTAGCGCACCAATCGCACCTAAACCGATAACTCCTAGCGTTTTACCTTTGATCTCTTTCCCAACAAAT includes:
- a CDS encoding ABC transporter ATP-binding protein, with amino-acid sequence MVNVIELEHIVKSYGDVIAVDGITLQVRKGEVLGIIGANGAGKSTTLEMMMGLRKPDSGSVRVLGMDMILASNEMKQKIGIQLQQTALYDRIKVKEALNLFSSYYEKRRDLKEIISTLELEPYLNKYVKNLSGGWQQRTSLALALVNDPEIIFLDEPTTGLDPQARFELWKAINKFRAEGKTIILSTHYMDEAQRHCDRIAIIKKGKLVACDEPIKLIQSLNDKGSMEDVYLEYAVGH
- a CDS encoding sensor histidine kinase — encoded protein: MNLTFTLFPKEEGLLPYLYIANMCIPFYFLLQEPPNKMYPGLLLMLAFVIIYRQMFWNKGLMKLLLTSEIIITLIFAYFYNPMYLYIVFVYVYLVVQVPLKWMYGLSMLYTVSSVYLIYQTIFPDQLHLLISFLPPLFGGGILPFIMRASLRYKELNENLQRLMEEKEQLEESKKRMLADLSHDLKTPMTTIQGYSKALYEGFVEDEEQVKRYVKYIHDKSVRVTILIDELFMFTKLETPDSRMNIEKKDLCEFYREVIVEYYQLFSEKKMELIIDIPTTKLIYEFDSKLLYRAISNLLENAAKYNPEQTAVFITLTKKANCISLEIGDDGIGIKDDLTNTLFDPFVRGDKSRKKDGGSGLGLAITKKIIEKHEGKIILDTKPVRGKTNFIIELPVKEV
- a CDS encoding response regulator transcription factor; this translates as MSRTILIVDDQPEITELLSLYLKKEGFQIIEAHDGMDAFQLIAKEKIDLMLVDIMMPIIDGYQLIKKVRETLRVPIIIISAKQEDQDKIEGLSLGADDFIQKPFNPLEVVARVQALLRRSYNYSIETTTQPEDYKYRKKIVGDLTLDEDSFAIIKQEKIIQLTKIEYKIIEMLMETPGRVFTKQQIFERAWNDYYIGGEEDNTINVHISKLRDKIEENPKKPIYIKTVRGLGYKFEKKNI
- a CDS encoding methyl-accepting chemotaxis protein; protein product: MLVSKLANVSKSSQVLEEGAVLAAIERSVAMIEFDPNGKVLWANENFAKTMEYHMDEMPNLLHSKFCTEEFSKGREYLVFWRNLRNGKSFQEKIQRVTKTGRHIWLEATYTPVLDENGIVQGVVKIATDITARENHTVDVASRLQQMSADLLDRAEQGISKSEDVAEANAELVSHSGENLEILKMLKQKASSIENITKTIREIASQTNLLALNAAIEAARAGEHGRGFNVVADEVRKLANRVQDSVQEVNAHIEGITGEIVKISDVTQRSQTGITSSQELINQAMQEFKSIGISAQQLDEQARTFKKML
- a CDS encoding MFS transporter, whose amino-acid sequence is MKTPSFKHLWLGQLLANSGDVFYIVGLMAIIHEQTGSAVYLAVVPFIITVAKFSSGFIAPLLLDQYRLKSLLVFSQLGKTLFLFTMQMATIFFSWNLVITFVFVFFISFFDGWATPARNAMLPRLVHRDELVKANSFVSTLDQTVQLGGWASGGIIVALIGGNKVIWLTLSLFILSTFFMQLLRDETKQIVNENTVFSRWESLKEGWLYIWEVPSLRSISFIYVLEYFASAVWIAAILYVYVDEILGKDQAWWGYINATFFLGLVIGGLFAVKFAKGVDTHLPNVIIISSFGICIGTFTFGFTSSPLAALFLSALCGFLEQVKSISLQTSLQRAASIDQLPKIYAAQGTLLSLVFAVSSVTFGFLTELYSVSISFIIAALLLLSSAIYLTIKKKILS
- a CDS encoding LLM class flavin-dependent oxidoreductase, encoding MEIGVSTFVETTPDVKTGKVISHAERIREVVEEIVLADQVGLDVFGVGEHHREDFASSSPAVILSAAASQTKNIRLTSAVTVLSSADPVRVFQDFATLDAISNGRAEIMAGRGSFIESFPLFGFDLKDYDELFEENLALLLKIRESETVSWKGGHRPAIHNRGVYPRPVQDPLPVWIGSGGNSESVIRAGILGLPLVLAIIGGMPVQFEPLVQLYKKAVAHAGHDMSKLTVASHSHGFIADTTEEAADKFFPSTQYVMNKLGKERGWSPYTRGSFDTARTLEGALYVGDPKTVAEKIIYLRKNVGITRFMLHVPVGSMPHDDVMRAIELLGKEVAPLVRSEVAKWEKQESGE
- a CDS encoding MFS transporter encodes the protein MSHEQLNKRLLIIATFGMVIAFTVWNAFSPIINEIGKMYDLNTTEKSILIAIPVLLGSVMRVPLGIFTERFGGRKVYTLLLLFLVIPLMITGFSSSYIMLLISAFFIGLAGASFAVSMTFVSKWTPKEKQGTALGINALGNIGTAVASFSLPSLVLIVGIQWIFWGLIIPVLMMAAIIWFFTPETTNTNSTKTIKNELSVLKYKQTWILSLFYFVTFGIFVAFGIYLPTLLMDLFQLSAIDAGMKAAGFIVIATFIRPFGGYFSDKLNPGKILTGVFLVIIFCGLLLTLAVENFYIMTFASLLLAFAVGIGNGAVFKLVPNLFPTSTGTVTGIVGAAGGIGGFFPPILLGVIKDQTGTYSLGFVFLIILTIICLWFNKSEYDKRINTKQVRRIHIAK
- a CDS encoding LLM class flavin-dependent oxidoreductase, which encodes MSNIQIPVSVLNLVPIRKGQEAKDAIDSMVDLAQATEKMGYSRYWIAEHHNTSTLVSSATAILIKHTLENTERIRVGSGGIMLPNHSPLVVAEQFGTMATIYPNRLDLGLGRAPGTDMMTASALRRSQNDSVYTFPEDVNSLLTYFGPMERQDYVKAHPGVGTNIPIYILGSSTDSAYLAAKLGLPYVFASHFAPRYMEEAISIYRARFQPSEYLDKPYMTVCLNVIAAESDEEARWEQTSMQQFFLNVVRGTQNPLQPPVESMDDIWQPHEREMATSMSSVTLLGSKNSIHQQLTNFQEKYNVDEIMAVSYIYDTEKQKRSYEIFKEVVDGK
- a CDS encoding NRDE family protein, which produces MCLINFAYKIDPVYRLILSANRDEFYKRSTAQAAFWEDVPSILAGRDLEKMGTWMGVTKNGRFAALTNYRSSAIDKKQLRSRGELVSRFLQFNENPKDYLDKIQKNREYYPGFNLLVGDQAALYYYSNVENQIKLLEPGLYGLSNSLLDTPWPKVRKGKKGLQTCLNNARENLTECLFSSLQYEEPAADSELPSTGVSIEWERKLSPLFIKTPEYGTRSSTVLFMKSEEVKFVERTYIGDEVKEKNFEFRIEMK
- a CDS encoding phosphoglycerate dehydrogenase — its product is MSTTTLEKVKTIKTLNNIAEVGLNVFNKGNYAIDNNSENPDAIVLRSFNMHSMEFANNLKAIARAGAGVNNIPVDKCTEQGIVVFNTPGANANAVKEMVLTTLMASSRNLFAGVEWTKTLDGEGDQIPKLVEAGKKQFVGKEIKGKTLGVIGLGAIGALVANDALGLDMDVIGFDPFISVDTAWNLSRKVQRAMSLEQLYANSDYITVHVPLTNDTRGMFNQETFSIMKQGVHIMNFSRGELVNEDDMKVALESGKVGKYVTDFPNQNVLKMTNVVPIPHLGASTQESEENCAIMAARQVKEFLETGNIRNSVNFPNASLPYTGKRRVATFHKNVPNMVGQITQAISSYNLNIADMVNRSRGEYAYTMIDIDNEVNGDIIPQLEEKITQIEGIVTTRLI